The DNA sequence TGCTCGAATGCCGCCGGCGAAAAGCCAACGCGCGCGGCGATCTGCGCCAGCAGATCGTGCTCGGACGTGGACATCGTGCCATCGGCAATCGCGGTGCTGAACAGGAACACCAGCAGCATCTGGCGCAGGCTGGGGTGGCTGCCGCAACTCGTCATGAACACGCCGAGTTGCGCCTCGATATCGAAACCTTCCGCCGAACCCTGCTTGAAGAGCGCGATCGCTTCCTGGCGATGATCCGCGCCCAGGCCCATGCGCGCCATCAGCTGTTCGGTGACCGCGATCTCCTGCTCGCTGATACGCCCGTCACACTTCGCAACATGTCCCATCAGCATGAAGGTGGTCTGGAAGAAGGTGCCTCGCGTGCCCTCCAGCGCGGGCCCGATCAGCTGGCGCACAATATGGGTCTTGTCCGCGACATGACCAAGCAGCAGGCCGATCATCAGGCCCACCGGGCCGAGCACCAACCAGCCGATCGCGCCGCCAATGAGTTTTCCGAGCCAGGGGGGTCGTTGCATGCGTTTTGCGTTCCGCTGGGGGCGTCATCCCGGTTGCGAAGCGCCAGGCGAGCACCGCTTCGGTATTGCATCAGATGCGACAGTGTAAAGGATCGACCGGCATGCCGAAACGCGAGGTCTGCAAATTACAGTGCCTTAACGTACCGCGGGATACAATTGCGCTTAGCATGGAGCGCTCGGGGTTTGCACAGGCAGGAGGTGCGTTATGGGATTTTCCGGAAAAGTCGTCATCGTGACGGGCGGTGGCAGTGGCATGGGCAGGCTCGCCTGCCGGATGATGAGCGCTCGCGGTGCCCGTGTTGCGGCATTCGATGTCAACGAGGAGGGCTTGGCCGAGACCGCCTCCACGGATCCGAGCATTCATGCGCGACGGGTCGATGTCACCGATGCGGCCGCGGTGTCCGCGGCGGTACGCGAGGTGTCGAGCTCGCTGGGGCCGGTTCACCGGGTATACAACGCGGCCGCGATCATGCCCTTTGGCCGGTTGATCGAGCAGGACAACGCCACCATCCACCGTGTGATGGCGATCAACTACGGCGGGCTGGTCAATATTGCGCAGGCAACCGTGCCGGACATGGTCAAGCGCGGGGAGGGGGATTTCATCAGCTTCTCGTCAATGTCGGGAATCATTCCGACGCTGCTGACGGGAGCCTACAACGCATCCAAATTCGCGGTTTCCGCTTTCAGCGAGATTCTCTACCATGAGAACCGCGCCAGCGGGGTGCGCTTTGCCTGTGTGTGTCCGCCACCGGTGGCCACGCCCTTGCTGAAGCAGGGGTGGGATACCGTGATGCCGAAAACGGTGTCCAATATGCCGCCACTCGAGCCGCAGGTAGTGCTCGACAGCATCGAGGTCGCGCTCGCGAAGGGCGAGTTCTGGGTTTTCCCCGGCAAGGGCACGCGCTTTGGATATATCATGCGGCGCCTGTTTCCCGATCTGATCTGGAAAGACGTGCACAAGAACGAAGGATTCTGAGAACCAGCGGAGGAACGCGATGAAAAACGCACTGCAAGGCAAGCGCATCCTGATCACCGGCCCGACCGGGCAGGTCGCACGACCACTGGTGGCGGCACTTGCGCCACACAACGAGATCCATGCGCTGGCGCGATTCAGCAAGGCCGAGGACAAGGCCTCGATCGAGGCGCTGGGTGCGCACTGCATCACGGCCGATCTTGCCGGTGATTCGCTGGATGCGGTACCCGCCGGTCTCGACTACGTGCTGAACCTCGCGGTGGTCAAGAGCGGGGATTTCGCCTACGACCTGCGCGCCAATGCCGAGGGCGTGGGACGCTTGATGCTGCGCTGTCGCGATGTGAAAGCCTTTCTGCATTTTTCGTCGACGGCGGTCTACGAGTATGCCGGCCATGCGCCGCGGAGCGAGGACGCACCGCTCGGCGACAACCATCGCGCGATGTTCCCGACCTACAGCATCGCCAAGATCGCCGCGGAAACGGTGGCGCGCTTCACCGCGCACGAGTTCGGCATTCCCACGACCATCGCGCGTCTCAGCGTGCCCTACGGCAACAACGGTGGCTGGCCGTTCTACCATCTGCAGATGATGCAGCACGGGGTGCCGATCGATATCCACCCCGAGCGGCCCAATGTCTACAACCCGCTGCACGAGCGCGATTGCCTGGCCAAGATCCCGGCGCTGCTGAAGGCGGCCACGACCGAGGTCACCACCGTGAACTTCGGCGGATCGCAGGCAGTCAGCATCGAGGAGTGGTGCGCCTACCTGCAGGAACTGAGCGGCTTCAAGCCGGTGTTTCGCGAGGATCCCAAGGCCTTCGGCAGCCTGCAGATCGATACCACCCGGCTGCACGCGATTGCCGGTCCCACCGAGGTGGACTGGAAACAGGGCATCCGGGAAATGGTGCAGACGCTGGCCCCGCAGTTGCTGAAAAGCCCGGAGGGTACGGATGAGCGATGATTCCGCGCTTGCCTGCCAGGCGCATATCGTCGAGATGCACCATGCGCGGAATCCGCAGATCAGCGTGCTGGATGCCACGCACGCGGAGGTGATCTGGGCGAGGGCATGGCGGGGGTCGTTCAAATCCGGACTGCACCGTATCGCTGTCTTGGCTTGCGAGGGGGACGCAGTTGGCTGGACTCACCTCGGTGTTGCCCCAAGTTTCGATCCTTCCAATGTCGGGTGTCAAAGAAACGCCGCAAAACGCTCGGAGTAAAATCGATACCGTTGAGCGATATCTTCCGGATCGAGGCCAAAGAAACCGGGGGAGACCGGGTGTGGCCGCCGGGGAGTGCCTTCCTGCCACTGCTTGATTCGGGCCGTCAGGCCATCATCGTAATCCCACCCGAGTTTCTCATACAAAGGCCGGATCTGTTCGGCGGGATCAATGACCTGCCGTTTGTGGGAGATGTCGAAGAAACGCGCTTCACCCACGCGATCGCGGAATGCCAGTGCTCTCTCCAGACCCAGGGCCCAATACTCCTGCTGTCTTTTGCCGTGAGCCTCGGGCTGCGGATTCAGGACATGGGCGCGACGAATTTCGTAGAGTAGCGAGCACACCGAGGCCAAGGCCTTGGCTGGATCGCGGTGCGTCATGATGAACCGGGCATCGGGATAAACCTCATCGATCGCGTCCATGCTGAACAAGTGCTCCGGGGTGCGCAGCGACCAGCGCCGCGGCGGACAGTGCCACTGCAGCAACTTGAGCACCCGTCGATGATAGCGATAGCCGGAGAGCAGAACGTCTTTCGAATGGACCAGCCACTCGACATAGGACGGCACATTGATAATCGCATCAAATCCATATGCCGAGAATGCATACGATTTGATGATGTAGCATTCTTCGGGTCCGGTGACACTGCGCGGCAGCATGTTGACGAGTTCAGGCACCATTGCCTCGAGACCGTCTGATTCGCGTTGCGCAACAGCAATACGGGGATCGTTGTGTTCAGTGGCGGATTCTGGTGGAGGACAAGGATGGTATGCCTCCCAATTACGCAGTACGCGCGTTTCGGGATCTTGCGCCATGATGAATCCCAGTGCCGTGGTACCGGTTCGCGGCAGGCTGGCGGTGAAAACAGGTGCCACGATCTGTTCGTCGTCTATTTCCGGATGGCGTGCGTACCAACTTTCTATTTCCAGCCGGTTGACCAGCTGAGTCAGCAGCATTTCCGGAACCGCCTGCTCGCCGATCGGAGACAACTCGCATTCGCGATTGATCGAGTCCACCAGGCGCGAGAGCGGTTCCAGGAAATCCTCTTCACCGAAATCGCTCAGCCCGGAGCGCTCGCGCGCTTGATCCAATAGCTTGCCGGTCTCGATCATGCTGTTCTCCCGATTTGCCGCTGCACGGATTACTTTTCAAGTGCGAAGCTTTTCAGCCTGCACTTCCTGCCAACATCTATTGCTGGTGCACCAGGCGACGCTCGAAGGTCCTGGCACGAGTGTTCATCTCCCTGGCACGCTGCACCGGCGTCAATCGTGGCATGTCCCTGGGCAGTATCCGGTCCAGGTCGGCCAGCTTGACCAGCTTCACTTCCCGTACCAAATCATCCCCACTGGAGGGAAGTTCCGGGAAATTCATCCAGCGCACGAAGTAGTTACCGATGTCCAGGCCACCGGTATCCAGCCAGTTGGCGACACCGGGGTCCGTGGCGCAGATCACGTAGGTATAACTTCCGTCCGCGTTCGGACGAGTCTGGTTGCCGTTGAGGCTGCCCGTGTGACGGATGTGTTCACAAGAGATGCTCCACGGATTCGTGACGACAAAGCCGGTATAGCGAGCGCCCGATGGATGGATGGTTATCAGCAGCGCCTCGTCTGGACCCAGCCGGTAATTGCCGAAGCTCGCATAGCCCCAGCCGCCACCTCTGGATTGTGGCGTCGGCAGCAGGTTGGGCGGGTTGTTGGGCCCGAAGAAGTGATTCGCCTTCAGCCAGAAAGGTACGTCAACTTTCAATCGCTGAATTATCTGCGCCGCAAGATCAGCGCCAGTCGGAACCACCCGTTTCGATGGTTGATCCGTGCGGCGAATCTCCAGCCAGTCCGGTGTCTCGGTCGCCCAGTCGGACAGCACGGAACGTATCAGCAGCGCACACGCGTCCTGTTGAGTCTGGATATGGTTGGCGCGGCCACGGGCTGGTGCGGGGTCCAGGGTGATCGTATAGCTGCCGTCGGGCGCAACCTGCAAACTGTCGTCGAACAAGCCACCCAAGGCCGTGTCGAATTTTTCGCGGGAAGAAGAGCGCGACGGCACGCCGGGAATGACGAGGCCGTAGGCATTGTCATGATACAGCTGAAAGGAAAGCGCGGCCTGGCGAACACTTCCGGCACGACCGTGTATTTCATAACGTCCGAGTGGATCCAGACTGGCAGCGCGTATTGCGCAATCCGGATTGTCGTTGAAATAGCGCGCCCCGCCGATGCCGTGACCGAACCAGCTGTGCGGAGGACTTTCAATCCAGATGATGCGGGGTGTCGAAACATCACTCAGGATCGTGTCGTAGATCGCGGTCAGGACGCACTCATCCACGGCTTGGTCCAGTGTCCTGCTGCCGGCAGGGGTCATGGCGACCGGATCCGCCAGAAACAGGGCTTTGGCTTGCAGATGAGCCAGCTTGATATCGGGGCGCTGCAGCAGGCCCAAGGCGGTACGCTCCACCTCGGCCTGATGCGCGGTGGCCAAGGGACTGTGGGATGCAGAAAGACCCTGGGAACTCATGATTTCTCCTGTTTTGTGCACATTCTGCTACGCATGCGATAGCTCCCTGGCCATTTCAATACCCGCGATACGGCCGAAGGCTTGCGAAGTGCTGGTGCTGGTGCCGCCCCGGTAGTACTCACCACAGATCATGGCAGCCGTCACCCCCGCGGCGTAGAGCCCCGCAATGACTTTGCCTTCCGTATTCAACACCTGGGTTTTCGCGTTGATACGCAAACCGCCGGGCGTCAACGTGAAGACATCTTTCACCGAGAGCGTAACGGCGCAGAAGGGAGGCACCTTGATTTCCTGGATCTGAGTGGGATCCTTCTGAAACTCGGGATCCGCACCGTTCGCCGCATGCCTGTTGTAGGTGGCCAGTGTTTCATGCAGACAAACCGGATCGATATGAATATTCCGGGCCAGTTCCTCGATCGTCGCCCCGCTTGTGATCGTCATCGTCGATCGGGCCTCCGCGGGAATGGTGCCCATGATCGTCTGGTCGACGATGAGGTATACCTGCGGGTAGATTCGCTCGTGGACGAATTTGCCAAAATGCGGGCCATCAGCGGTCTCGGCGACGTAACGGCGACCGGACTGATTGACGGCGATACCTTTCACCAGGGCATCCGTTCCCTTGCGATAGGTGAGGAGAAGCTCGACGACGCTGGTGCTCAGACCCAGCAAGTCCGCGCCAACAGCCTGTCCCATCCTGATGCCCATCCCCAGGTCCATCGGGTTGGTAGCCTGGATGGTGCCCAGGGCGTTCGGCGCGTATTGGGTCACCATATCCGCATTGGCGCCATATCCACCCGTGGCGAGCAGCACGGCCTTGCCGGCCTTGTAACATTTCTCAGACCCATCTTTTTGAGTGGCGGCGATGCCGATGACACGGCTGTTGTCGTCGACGATCAGCCGCGTGGCTCGGGTATCAAGCAGCACTCGAACGCCGGCGTCCGCGACGGCCGCGTTGATCTTCGCCCAGTAGGCCGCGGCGCCGCCGTAAATAATATGCGTGTGCGGCACGGGCGGTGTGATCGCGGCTACCTCGGGGGCGCTTTCGCCGATGATCATCAGGAGACCTGTCTTCTCCGGATCCGCAGGGTGCATGTGGTAGCCCGGAATGTAACCTTCCTTGAACACCACACCGATACTCTCGACAAAGTCAAAGAGATCCTTGGCGCTGTTGGCAAACGCCCTGACCAGCTCATCAGGCACTCGGGGAATAGCCGACGCCTTCAGGTATTTGTAGAAGTCATCCGCAGTCTCATTGAAGCCGTTGAGCTTCTGAATACGTGTCCCGCCGCCAACAGTGAAAGCACCCTCATTGATCGCCGAGCTACCGCCGCCGTGAGCCTGCGCCTCGAGGATGATCACTTTCGCACCAGCCCTTGCCGCAAAGACGGCAGCTGTCGCCCCCGCACCACCATACCCGACGATCACAACGTCAGCCGTCTCTTCCCACGACACCGGCGGCGTCGAAATGCAGGGCTCCGCAGCCCTCGCCTGCCCTATACCCACCATTCCCACGGCAACGCCGCCGGATTTGACAAAGCCCCGGCGGGACAGGCCGCCCTTGGCTATGTGCTCATCTCGATTGCTGCTCATCATTCGTGTCCGGTCAAAGAATCGAATACGTCATCGCGCACGGTCAAAGCGAGAGACCACACCCTGGCAACGACTGCCGGCTTGCTCCGCTCACCGATGCTTGCACAACCCACCTGCCCAGACCAGGATCGTCCCTATGCCTGGCTTGTCTTTACCTGGTCTGACAATCCGCCGGGCACACCCTTCATCATGGCCCCGCCGTCCAGCAGCAGTTCACCTGCGGTCATGAACGCGGATTCGTCTGAACCCAGGTAGACGGCCAGATGGGCAACATCGGCGCAATTACCGGGTCGCGGTGTGAGATGCAAGCTCTTCACTGCCGCTTCGAGCTCCGGTGTCGCGACCATCCCGGCGGTCAGCTCATTGATGATCACCCCAACAACGATCGTATTGGCGCGGATCCCGCGCGCGCCATAATCCGTTGCGAGCTGGCGGGTCAGCGCATTCATTCCGCCCTTGGAAGCCGCATAGGCAGGAACACACGCAAAGCCCCGAATCGAGGCGATCGACGACACGTTGATGATGGAACCCCCGCCGGCACGCAACAGGTGCGGAACCGCATATTTGCAGCACCAGAAGGTTGCATAGAGCATCGCCTTGACGATTGCATCGAACTCCCCCGTAGTGTGATCGGCGAGGCATTTATCGGAAGAAGCGGCAATCAAATTGGTGGGCGCTGCATTATTGACCAGGATGTGCAAGCCACCGAATACGTGAACAGACTCCTCCATCAGACGTTTCACGTCGGCTTCCATGCCCAGATCGGCCGCGAGAAATACTGCCTCACCGCCAGCGGCCTTTATATTCTCAACCACGCGAGCGCCACGGCCTGCGTCACGACCGGACACAACGACCTTCGCACCTTGCGCCGCATAGTGATACGCGATCTCCTCGCCAATCCCGCGCGTCGCCCCGGTAACCAACGCGACTTTGTCCTTTAACCGCAGACCGCTTGAACGGGGTATGCTCGCTTGAATTTCCATTTCTATTCCCCCCTGAATCGACAGGGTCGAAACCAGGAATCCCGTACTTTTGCTGCTTCACTCATGCTGATGTACTCCGCGGTTCGTTGTGGAAAACGCCATCGATTTTCCCAGCACTGGCTTGTTTTGACATCACTCAAATAGGTTATGCTGCCAAACAGGTATAAGGTGTACGCAGGTATCCTTTAGCGCTGCTGTCATTCAAAATGAAACAAGAAATCCATCTGGATGATGATCTGCTTTTTGGCCTGATTTACGAGGGCCCCTTGCAGGAAAAGCCCTGGCAAGGCTTTTTGCCCTATCTGCGCGAGATCATGGACGCTCAGGCAGTATCTTTGATGCTGCGTCCGCCCGCCGCTGGAGACAAGGGCGTGATCCTCAATTGCCGCCGCAGTGACGAGCGCTGCCAACAGAATGTGCTGGCCGACACGAACGAGTGGGAGACAATCACTTACCGGGAGCAGTTTTTTGCCATCGATCCCTTTGTCAACCTTCCCTCGGGGAAAGCCGTAACCCAACAGGAATTGGTGCCGGATTCGGAGTTATTGGCCTCGGCATATTACCGGGATTACCTGGAGCCGATCGGGCTGTTTCACATTCTCGGTATAGACATCGTGGAAACGGATGGCCTGATCGCAAAATTGCGAATTGCACGCCGCCGATGTGAAGATGCCTTCGATGATGTACACAAGGCCCTATGTGAGCATTTTCTGCCGCATTTGCGCCGCGCCATCCGGATACACATCCGCCTGAACCGCGCCGAGTCGGAGCGGGATTTATACGCTGGCGCGGTAGATCAGCTCGCGGTCGCCACTATCATCCTCGACGGGAAGGGTCGGGTGTTGAGTACCAATGGCATGGCAGCGGAGATGCTGCGAAGCAAAGACGGCATTGCCATTGACAAGCGGCAACAGCTACAGGTGAGCGATCGCGCAGTCAAAGATCAATTGCGGCAGATGGTGGCCGTCGCCATCAGCGCACAAATGTCCGGCGAGACCAGCATGGCGCACGCTTTGCGCGTCTCCCGCCCCTCTGGCCTGCCCGACCTGGGTTTGGTGGTGCGACCCGTCCCCAGGTCTGAATGGTCCGAGGGACAAGGCCATCCTACGGTCGCGATTTTTATCAGTGACCCGCAACGGCAGGAGAATACGTCCCGACGGATGCTGGAAGAACTTTTCAAATTGACGCCCGCCGAGGCCAATCTCGCCATCAAATTGGCGCGCGGCCTGAGTATCGCTGGCGTCTCCGCCGAGCAAAACATCTCGCGACACACGTCCCGCGCTCAACTCAAATCCATCTTCGCAAAAACCGGCGTCACCCGCCAAGCCGAACTGGTCCGAATGGTTCTCAAGTCCGTTGCCACATTGGGCTAACCGGGTCCGCACGACCGTAACCACGTTCAAACCAGGCCGTTTTTGATCGGCAATTGCTCCTGCTCGAGGAAATCGAACATCACCGCACCGTCCCTGGCCGGAAAGGAGAAGGGAGACACGTCGCGCCAATGCGCCAAGCCGCGCGCGTGTGCTGGAATTGCAGTATCGTTCAAATGTGAACGGGACCAGGTACGGATGGGATCTTTCTCCTCTATGATTTCACGAATTTCCCGATAGCGGGGTATCGCCGGGATGCAGATCTGGGTGGATGCGGATGCCTGTCCGAACGTCATCAAGGAAATCCTGTTCCGGGTCGCGGAGCGTGCCCGGATCATGGTCACGCTGGTCGCCAACCAGGCGGTGGCCACGCCGCGTATCGCCTGGGTGCAGGCGCTGCAGGTCGCGCAGGGCTTCGATGTGGCGGATAACGAGATCGTGAAGCGTGTCGCTCCCGGGGACCTGGTCATCACCGCGGATATTCCGCTCGCCGCGGAGGTCATCGACAAGGGTGCAACGGCGCTCAACCCACGTGGCGAGCTCTATACCCGGGAGAACGTGAAGGCGCGGCTCAATATGCGCGACTTCATGGACACCATGCGCGCCAGCGGTGCGCAGACGGGTGGGCCTCCCGCGCTCAACCAGCGCGATCGCCAGGCATTTGCCAACGCCCTCGATCGCTTTGTGGCCCGGGCGCAGCGCCAGGGAAGCTAACTGCCGGGAGCCGGGGCAGTGGCCTGCGGCATCTGCTCGAGCATCTGTGCCATTTTCCCACGCAATTTCTCGATGCCCTTCCAGGGCCGTACCATCACCTTGAAATCGTCGATCTTCCCGTATCCGTCCCAGTGGATCAGGTCGATTCCATTGATCTCGATTCCGTCCACGCTCGCCACGAATTCGAGTGCGGCATCGCAACCACTGACGATTTCGCGCACATAACGAAAACCGCTACCCTCGAACACCTTGAACGCCGCGCCCAGGTACATCGCCACGAGATCGCGACCCGGTTGTGGCCGGTGCACCACCGGGGAGTGGAAGCAGGCCTCGGGTGCCAGCAGTTCGCGCAATGCGGCAAGATCGCCGGATGCGAGTATTTCGTGCCAGGCGGCAATAACGGGGTAGCTCATGTCAATTCTCCTGCGTGATTCCCGTGTGGTGTCTGGTCGGTACGACCGCGCGATTCACGCAGGGCCGTTGCCGGACAGGGTGGCAATGATCGGGCACCGCTGCTTCTGACCCGTGTGCTCGCATTCGTCGATCAAATGGCTCAGCGCCGATTTCATGCGTTCGAGATCGGTGAGCTTGCTTTGTATTTGCGCCAGCCGTTCGCTGGCAATCCGGCGTATCGATGCGCGATCGGTGCCGTCCTCCAGTTCGATCAGTCCGGAAATTTCGGTGAGCGAAAAGCCCAGTTCCTGTGCCCGCTTGATAAAGCGGATGCGGCTGCCGATCGCCAGCGGATAGTGCCGGTACGTGCCGGCTGAAGAGGGCACCGGCAGCAGACCGCGCCGCTGATAATAGCGGATGGTTTCCACGCCTACCCCGGCGTAATTTGCGAGCTTGCCGATGGTCAGCGTTACAGGCGTATCGGTTGCCATGAAAAAGCCCTTGACTCTGTTGCAGGGTACGGAGTTTATGCTGCGTACCATGGCATTTCAAAGGAGAACGAAATGAATCATTCTCATGACCACGATCAGGCTGCGAGCGCAGCACCGTTGAAAGACCCGGTATGCGGCATGAGCGTGAGCGCGCAATCGCAGCACAGCCACCGCCATGAGGACACGGTGTTCTATTTTTGCAGCGCGCGTTGCCAGGCGCGTTTCGCTGCCGAGCCGCACAGGTTTCTGCACGCCGCCGGTGATGCCCCGCGGGGGGCACCCGAAAAGGCGGTGGAGGGTGCGGTCTACACCTGCCCGATGCATCCGGAAATCCGCCAGCCCGGCCCCGGCGACTGCCCGAAGTGTGGCATGGCGCTGGAGCCCGAGATGCCGAGCCTGGAGGACGAAGAAAACCCGGAGCTGCGCGATTTCCGGCGCCGCTTCTGGTGGACCTTGCCACTGAGCCTGGGTGTATTTGTGCTCGCCATGTTCGGGCATCGCCTGCAGTGGTTCGACATGGCGCTGCAAAGCCGCATCGAGTTGGTGCTGACGCTGCCGGTTGCGCTGTGGGCGGGATGGCCGTTTTTCGTGCGCGGCTGGAATTCGCTCGCCAACCGCAGTCCGAACATGTGGACGCTGATCGGGCTCGGCACCGGAGCCGCGTTCGGCTACAGCGTGGTCGCGACCCTGGCGCCCCAGGTGTTTCCCGCCTCGTTCGTGTCGGAGGGGCGGGTCGCGGTGTATTTCGAGGCCACGGCCGTGATCATCTCGCTGACATTGCTCGGGCAGATGCTGGAGCTGAAGGCACGCTCGCAGACCTCGGCGGCGATCCGCTCGCTGCTCGGCCTGACACCAAAAACCGCGCGCCGCCTGAATGCCGACGGTGGCGAAGAGGACGTGCCGCTCGCACATGTGCATATCGGCGACACGCTGCGGGTGCGCCCCGGCGAGAAGGTACCGACCGATGGCGTGGTGGTCGAGGGCAGCAGCGCGGTCGACGAGTCGATGCTCACCGGCGAAGCGATGCCGGTCGCCAAGCAGGCGGGCGATCGGCTGATCGGAGCCACGCTCAATACCAGCGGCGCACTGCTGATGCGTGCCGAGCGGGTCGGGTCCGCCACCATGCTGGCGCAGATCGTGCAAATGGTGGCGCAGGCGCAGCGCTCGCGGGCGCCGATGCAGCGCATGGCGGATGTGGTGGCGGGCTACTTCGTGCTCGCGGTGGTGGCGGTCGCGCTGCTGAGCCTTTTTGCCTGGGGCATGTTCGGCCCCGAACCGAGCTGGGTGTACGGGCTGATCAGCGCCGTGTCGGTACTGATCATCGCCTGCCCCTGCGCGCTCGGATTGGCGACGCCGATGTCGATCATGGTGGCGACCGGGCTCGGCGCGAAGCGCGGCGTGCTGTTTCGCGACGCGGCGGCGATCGAGCACCTGCGCCGCGTCGATACCCTGATCGTGGACAAGACCGGCACCCTGACCGAGGGACGGCCGGTGTTCGAACAGGTGATCGCGGCACCGGGATTTGCCGTTGACGAGGTGCTGCGCCTGGCCGCCAGCCTCGACCAGGGCAGCGAACATCCGTTGGCCGATGCGATCGTGCGCGCGGCCCGTGAGCGGGGGCTGCAACTCGAGACGGCGGCGGGATTCGAGTCGCTTGCAGGCCTCGGAGTGCGTGGCGCGGTGGGCGATCATGCGCTGGCGCTCGGCAATTCCGCGCTGATGACCCAGAGTGGGGTGATGGTAGATGCGATGACAGACCGCGCCGAAGCCTTGCGCGGGGAAGGTGCGAGCCTGATGTACCTGGCGGTGGATAGTGCGCTCGCCGGGCTGCTCGCGGTATCGGACCCGATCAAGCACAGCACGCAGGCCGCGCTCGATATCCTGGGATCGAGCGGGTTGCGGGTGATCATGGCTACCGGGGATGGCGTTGGCACCGCGCAGGCGGTCGCCCGTCGCCTGGGAATTGCGGAAGTACACGGCGAGCAGCAACCGGGTGACAAGCTGCGCCTGGTCGAGCGCTTGCAGCAGGAGGGCTGCGTGGTGGCGATGGCCGGTGATGGCATCAACGACGCGCCGGCGCTGGCCAGGGCCGATGTGGGCATCGCGATGGGCACCGGCACCGATGTGGCGATGAACAGCGCCGAACTCACCCTGGTCAAGGGTGATCTGCGCGCGGTCGCGGTGGCGCGTGCGCTGTCCGAGGCCACCGTCGCCAACATGAAACAGAACTTGATGTTCGCCTTCCTCTACAATGCGATCGGCATACCGATAGCCGCCGGCGCGTTGTACCCGTTCAGCGGCTGGTTACTGTCACCGATGATCGCGGCGCTGGCGATGAGCGCGAGTTCGGTATCGGTGATCGGGAATGCATTGCGGCTCAGGGGTTCCTGAGCCGGGGAGGCGGGGCGAAATCATCGGGGAGACTGCGGCGCATGCCAGTGAATAGCGCTGAATCGGTGCGAACCGTGCCGCGCGTCATGCTTGGTGGCGCGCTGCTGCTGTGGCTGGCGGGGTGTTATGCGTTGCGTTTCGGATTGATGGAGTCGCGCGCCGCCGCGGATTTTTGCCTGCTCGATGAGACTGCCTGGCCGTGCCTGTTGCGCGCGGAACTCGGGCGCTGGATCTACCTGCAGTATTTTGGCATCGCGGC is a window from the Gammaproteobacteria bacterium genome containing:
- a CDS encoding SDR family oxidoreductase, translating into MEIQASIPRSSGLRLKDKVALVTGATRGIGEEIAYHYAAQGAKVVVSGRDAGRGARVVENIKAAGGEAVFLAADLGMEADVKRLMEESVHVFGGLHILVNNAAPTNLIAASSDKCLADHTTGEFDAIVKAMLYATFWCCKYAVPHLLRAGGGSIINVSSIASIRGFACVPAYAASKGGMNALTRQLATDYGARGIRANTIVVGVIINELTAGMVATPELEAAVKSLHLTPRPGNCADVAHLAVYLGSDESAFMTAGELLLDGGAMMKGVPGGLSDQVKTSQA
- a CDS encoding helix-turn-helix transcriptional regulator; this translates as MKQEIHLDDDLLFGLIYEGPLQEKPWQGFLPYLREIMDAQAVSLMLRPPAAGDKGVILNCRRSDERCQQNVLADTNEWETITYREQFFAIDPFVNLPSGKAVTQQELVPDSELLASAYYRDYLEPIGLFHILGIDIVETDGLIAKLRIARRRCEDAFDDVHKALCEHFLPHLRRAIRIHIRLNRAESERDLYAGAVDQLAVATIILDGKGRVLSTNGMAAEMLRSKDGIAIDKRQQLQVSDRAVKDQLRQMVAVAISAQMSGETSMAHALRVSRPSGLPDLGLVVRPVPRSEWSEGQGHPTVAIFISDPQRQENTSRRMLEELFKLTPAEANLAIKLARGLSIAGVSAEQNISRHTSRAQLKSIFAKTGVTRQAELVRMVLKSVATLG
- a CDS encoding YaiI/YqxD family protein yields the protein MQIWVDADACPNVIKEILFRVAERARIMVTLVANQAVATPRIAWVQALQVAQGFDVADNEIVKRVAPGDLVITADIPLAAEVIDKGATALNPRGELYTRENVKARLNMRDFMDTMRASGAQTGGPPALNQRDRQAFANALDRFVARAQRQGS
- a CDS encoding nuclear transport factor 2 family protein: MSYPVIAAWHEILASGDLAALRELLAPEACFHSPVVHRPQPGRDLVAMYLGAAFKVFEGSGFRYVREIVSGCDAALEFVASVDGIEINGIDLIHWDGYGKIDDFKVMVRPWKGIEKLRGKMAQMLEQMPQATAPAPGS
- a CDS encoding MerR family DNA-binding protein, with product MATDTPVTLTIGKLANYAGVGVETIRYYQRRGLLPVPSSAGTYRHYPLAIGSRIRFIKRAQELGFSLTEISGLIELEDGTDRASIRRIASERLAQIQSKLTDLERMKSALSHLIDECEHTGQKQRCPIIATLSGNGPA
- a CDS encoding heavy metal translocating P-type ATPase — encoded protein: MNHSHDHDQAASAAPLKDPVCGMSVSAQSQHSHRHEDTVFYFCSARCQARFAAEPHRFLHAAGDAPRGAPEKAVEGAVYTCPMHPEIRQPGPGDCPKCGMALEPEMPSLEDEENPELRDFRRRFWWTLPLSLGVFVLAMFGHRLQWFDMALQSRIELVLTLPVALWAGWPFFVRGWNSLANRSPNMWTLIGLGTGAAFGYSVVATLAPQVFPASFVSEGRVAVYFEATAVIISLTLLGQMLELKARSQTSAAIRSLLGLTPKTARRLNADGGEEDVPLAHVHIGDTLRVRPGEKVPTDGVVVEGSSAVDESMLTGEAMPVAKQAGDRLIGATLNTSGALLMRAERVGSATMLAQIVQMVAQAQRSRAPMQRMADVVAGYFVLAVVAVALLSLFAWGMFGPEPSWVYGLISAVSVLIIACPCALGLATPMSIMVATGLGAKRGVLFRDAAAIEHLRRVDTLIVDKTGTLTEGRPVFEQVIAAPGFAVDEVLRLAASLDQGSEHPLADAIVRAARERGLQLETAAGFESLAGLGVRGAVGDHALALGNSALMTQSGVMVDAMTDRAEALRGEGASLMYLAVDSALAGLLAVSDPIKHSTQAALDILGSSGLRVIMATGDGVGTAQAVARRLGIAEVHGEQQPGDKLRLVERLQQEGCVVAMAGDGINDAPALARADVGIAMGTGTDVAMNSAELTLVKGDLRAVAVARALSEATVANMKQNLMFAFLYNAIGIPIAAGALYPFSGWLLSPMIAALAMSASSVSVIGNALRLRGS